From Gadus macrocephalus chromosome 16, ASM3116895v1:
ATGAGCTCTTGGGTCCCTAAGTTCACAGGCGAGGACGACAGTCTTCCATTTAGCAAATGGCATCCTAAAGTAAGGTCCTACCTCAGAGCACAGGGACTAGACCATAGTCAGACAGTAGACTTTGTGTTAGATACGCTAGAAGGGAATGCTCACCGACAAGTCATGTTGCTTCCCCCCGAACGGAGACAGTCAGAGGAAACTATTCTGGCGGAGATGACTAAATTATACGGAGACACTAGGACATCATCCAGCGTCCGTGCAGATTTCTTTGCCTGTAGACAAGAACAGGGGGAGGGAGCGGAAACTTTTACGTTGCGTCTTTTTGAATGTTTCTCCAGATGGCAGAGGTACTCCCCCGACACCACAGGCCCTCGAGATGAGGTCCTGAAGGATCACTTCGTTAAGGGCCTAAGGGAGGGCCCACTGAAGATCGAGCTGGAGTGACATGGCCGACGTAACCCCACGGTGACCTTTGAAGCTCTCTGCACAGTGGCTGAGGCAATGGAGAAGGAGACAACCAGGAGAGAAACGCTGGCTTTCAGGGCCTATgtgcccccccccatcacaccctCCCACCAGGGATCCATCCCTCCATCGGAGTCGGACCAGCTGAAGGACGCTCTCCGCGCTGAGCTGAAACAGGAGATACAAAGCCAGTTGTTTCTCCTGGGCAAGACCATCGCAAAGGAGATATGCAGCCAGTTACAGCAGGAACAAGCCCTGGCCCCTCGAAGGAACTACCAGCCACCCCGGGGAGGACAACCGACAGGACGAGAGACCCGATCGTTCCAGTGGGATAACCAAGGGTGCCCCCTATGTGCTGAGTGTGGAGCCGCTGGCCACGTTCAACGCTACTGCCCACGACAACGCTCCAACCGGGTTTTCCTGCTCCTTGGCCACTGTAGGGCAGGTGACCGAAGAGGGTAGCCCCAGCGAGACCCTAGAAAAGCCCTCCTTGGTGGGCCAATGCCCCGAAGTGGAGCTGACGATCCACGGGAAGAACAAAGTGATAGTGATTGTAGAGAACAGCTGTATGGGGACAGAGTATGTCCTTCTAGGGATGAATGTGATCAAAGTCTGTTGGGAGAAGCTTTTCCTAAATGGCCATCCTTGGGAAATGGCGTTCAAGTCCACCGTACCCCAAGCCTCGGTCAAGGCGTGGGACAAGGCTTTTGCCATATGCAAGAGGATCCAGGCCCCAGAAGAGCCCCTCCAAGTAATGGCAAGGCTGACTCAGCAGAGCCCCATCTCCATTCCCCCACGCACGGAGATAATTGTCTGGACCGTTGTTTCCCATGTAGCTGGCTCCCCTGACCACCTCGTTCTGTTGGAAGACCTCCCAGACGATACCGGAGCAGAGGAACGCGGATGGCGAGTGGCCCGGACCTTGACCTGGGCACGAGGAGGTAAAGTCCCAGTACGTATCTGTAATCCCCAACTGTTCCCTGTGCTTCTCCCCGACCGACATGCGTTGGCAACCGTTTCTTTGGTTGACCCCACAGAACTTCTTCCAGGGCAGTCGGAACAGTTCTCTGCCTTGCTACGGAAGTGGCCAGGGGTGTTTGCTGCCCACGAGGAGGACTTTGGTTTTACCACGGCCGTGCAACATCGTATCCCTACCGGCACTAGGGGCAGGGAATATCGGCTCTAGCCAGAGTCTATTGTTCGTTATCTGGGGGGAATCAACTGTCTTTGCCGTTCATGTACTTTTCCCCCTAGTCGCCTTCCGTGACATTTGCCTACATTTAAATGCTAATTTTCAAGTcgatatttaaaaagaaacaaagttTATGTATTGGTTTGGCTTTCGCCTCTCTAAACTGGGATTTAGGGGTACACTCATTTCTGTACAGTCCGTTTTGATGGTGATCTTCACCAGTCAATCGATCCCTGTAGTCCAGTGCACAGAAAATATGTGTGTTTTAACACAGGTTTTAGATGCTGCAATCCAGTTTATTTCAAAGTTTGAAGTATAAATgatttatagagcaggtgttaCATGCAGACCCGTAGGATATCTCTCGAATGTGtttggtgatggctggtttaacctgtggcATTGGTTCAatacaacaggtgtgcagcctcacccagagtCTAATCAGTCTGATTCTTAAATTAACTAACCGCTTTTATCACttctatctattattattatacttttaTCATACTTACCAAGCTCACCCTTTATGCAACGTATGGAAGCCTCATGGTGCTGTAAATATAGTCTGACTCTGCTGGGTGAGGTCTGCTGTGGCTCTCTGGCGCAATGCTCTGCAAGAGGTCTACTGTTTGAATCCGTCCTAGACCAAACATATTGAGACACGGCTCATATGATGTCCACCATGGTGTAATCATGAGGCCATGCTCTCTTTATATAGGATCCTGTTATCATTGTGTGCAACTTTAATTTTATTGGAGATTTGTCCTCTGAGAAATAACCATTCATGGTAAAACAACAAACCAAATGTTTACTATTGATAATAATGCCAGTCTTTCATATTCAAATTGGATAATCCAAAATAGAAAAGAATACCAAAATAGGAGATGTGTTCAAGgaaaagagagaagaaaggatggtaaagaaaataaaaaagcagGGATGAGGAAACAACCACCATTTGCATGGTATATATCTTCAGTGTTCATTCTTTGTGTCTTCAGTCCTTTCGCACAATCAGAAATaccctcttcatcatcataaaTTATTGTCATTCACTCATTTGAAGTTTTATGTTGGTGTGTGCTTCTAAAGACAGCCGAGGATTCCTGAAAAGGTTGGCAATACATGAGTGATAAGGTTGGTGGCAGACTGTGATTGAGGAAAGGAATCCCTGTGCAGAACCATTGGACGGTGAAACACAAACCTAAAGCAAGCTAAACACAGGCTGATCTAACACCACACAGCTGCAGCCGGAGATGAACGGCAGTTTTAAGGTAATTAGGTAACTACTGTGTGGCCTACTGCTCCAGAATGTTACGTTGCTTTACTGTTCATCTCATCAATGCTACAGTAAAATTGAGGAGATCTTTGTTGCAGTTCAGCAAGGCTACGATTGCTTAGTGTAAAACATGTTTTAGAATGTTAGTTCATATTCTATGGATCATGTGTTCATTCTGATATTGAGAGTAGTAAATTAATTGTAAGGGTTAACATTGCATTTCCTGATTCATTTTTTCTGGAAAAGTGTTATAATAGCAGATAGAAAACCACATAAACCTGAGAATGGCTTATAGAATAACCCAGAAGTTTTTAAGAAGCTGTGTTATTTTTCATACAACAGAGACATTTTAAATAGGCTAATAGGTTATGGACTATTACCAAACACATTTTGATGTGTGGtggcaatataaaaaaaaatcaacaattaCCAAGTGAGGAATGTGTGGTTCCTCTTGGTTGAGCAGAGAATGGCTTTAATTGCAGAGATGGAATCGATCCAACTTGAGGGACTTTCTCACATTACCTGTTTTGAATCATCATTCTTTCATGATGTAGACTGGCAATTGTTTGACAAAGGGTTGCTTGTTACctgaaatatttatattaagAAGCCAATGTTAGACATTCACTTTAGTATACAATTCCTCTATATGAGTGAACTAAGAATGAACATGTGCAGTATATGGAGAACGCCATCTTATGTTTTGCCTCGGCTCAACAATTGTTAAGACTACTTGATAAGACTACTTGATACAAGTGGGTAGAAGCAATAGCCGTGGGAAAGCTACATACTGCATATAAGGGAATAATAGTTGGGGGTCAACCCCACACAGAACAGTGGAGCTTCACTGTACCTCACAACCTCACTGTATATGAGCTACATCATATTACTGCATTGCAAAAGCATGTGATGCATACATTTGTATGGTACTGCAGAGCAAATAATAACCTGGGTTAAGAAAAAAATGACTTATTGATATTCAGCACTTTGTCTAATTACATAAACAAAACATAGGACTTTACATGTGGCAGCACTGATATCAAGGACGGCGAGACACTCTCAACTGGAGAGGCTTGTCCCCAAACTTTACATTTGATTGGACAACCACCAGTGCTTACTTTCCAACCCAACCAGATGTTCTAATTTATTTAGGCCTACTTAAGAGTAAATATCTTCTTTTAAATCTTTTTAGTGTGTTGGAGTTTGGCTTCTAGGAGCATAACTGGTAAAGTGTAGCATTGATACAGGGATAGGTCTTGACAGCTGTTTCTTTATCAAAGCTGTTTCTTGCCATATATTCTATGTTATATTTTGGTTATATTTATTCTTTCTATATGCCAGTGCATATATATAACAGCCTTTGTTGTTTGATGTTTTGTTCTAAGTTATAGTTAGGTACATTTTTGACATTTTacttactctctttctctcttttttagATATTAATCACTTTCACACGATAATAACATTTCACAGGCACATGGGTATTCCTCCACCTGCAGGAAAGGAATATTAATGTTACACATGGCAGAGGGAACATTCTACCTGGTTTACCCAAGCTTTATATTAACACTGGAAGTCCTGTTCTACTCTTGGAATCCTTGGTGTCTGCAAACCTAAACAAGCCACAAGTCATCAGCAAACGGCCTTATGAGCCACAGTTCATAGGGCCCCTCCTGATAGGTGGCAGAGCAGCCCACCGTACCCAGCTTGGTCCCACCTTCCACTAGGTTCTTCTGTCCACAAGGTACCCCAGTGGACCTGGAACATGAGAAATGTTCTACATCCCTATGGGAGCTCCTCTAGAAGAGCTCTGTAGTCTCTACGGACCACGGGACCACGGCAATTAGGTCAAATGCTGCACTTGCTTGGCGGCGTCCCCCAAGTCATCGGCCTCCACTCTCATTGGCTCGACGGCCCCGGAAGAGgagagctgtgattggctggagaAGGACAGGCGTGAGGAGTGGCTCTGTGTGTCGTCTTCCTTGTCAGCCTTCAGAGCCTTCTTTCTGCGCTGACCACCCCCCCcttctttctcctcccccccaccctccttgtgtccgtcttcctcctcttcctcctcctcctcaccggcCCTtatgcacctcctcctccttctcctctccccagcccttcctcctctccctggatCCTCGAGGGTCCacatgctctcctcctcctccatctcgtcCTCAGGGCCCCTCACCTCACGGTCAAAGTCGAGCAGCTCCTCCATCATCTCCTCTATCTCTAGCTCCccgtccatctcctcctccacctccgaccGCAGCTCGTCCATGCTCTCTGTGCGGTTGGCCTCGTCGTCcgtcgccccctcctcctcctcctcctcctgtccggCCCGTGGctgccccccctgctcccctcccgCCCTCCTCTTGGGCCGCTCAGGGGGCTCACTGGCTTGGCTCTCCCCGAATTCCAGGATGGTGGGCAGGTTGCCCTGCTTGGGGCAGCGCTTCCGCAGGCTGACCAGGAAGGGCTGCGGCAGGGAGAAGATGTCCACGTTGTTGCCCAGGTCGATCCACGTCAAGCTGGGGAAGCTCCCAGGGTCCTAGGAAGTCAATTAGTGGTTACTACGGTTATTTTAAGACTAAATGGATCATCATGGACGGATCAGCTCAACGCATTTGAAAAAGTCTTATAGGCCTTTGAAAGTAAAAGATATAATGGTTAAATATTGGACTCCAAGTCCAAGATAACTTTGCTTGTTGTTAGGATGTCGGACTGTAGCATACCGAAATCTGAAGCTCTATGATTGACAGTAGAGAGAACCCACTGCTTGCCCTTTCAGTGCTGATTGCAGCTAATGCATATGGTTGATAAagcaaaaaaaagttttataaaGTTGAACTCTTAAAGGTACAGCGGATGGACTTGGCGGTATGTTTAAATTAGTTCACTATTCAGATTTCCGTTACCTTAGAAtgagccctttatatctacataTGTGCGAGGCCTCTTCCATGGAGCCTCTTTCATAGATAGTAATAATTAGAGGTCCTTGAATTGTTTGTAAACAAACTTAAGTAGGAGCTTTCCTCCGCCAACATCAAACCAACTCATTTTCCCACCAACTATCCAAAACctgaacacaaaaacaaaaacaaagcaaagtaAAAAAGGTATAAACTaaacccacaaacacagacatataaatatataaataaacccaCATAGAACATTAAAGGAGAGCTGTACCTTCAGGGCGTCGGtgagctccttcagcacggccCTGGTCAGCCGGTTCCCGTTGAGAGCCAGGGTCTCCAGGTGTGGCAGGCCGGCCAGcgtgggcagcagcagcaggaaggcCTCGTCTGTGAGCTCGGTGAAGCCCATCTCCAAGCTGACCATGCTGGCCGCGTGGCGCCGCAGGTGGCCGCAAAGGCGCTCCATGTCCCTCGCTGCCAACGGGAGGCCTGATAGGTCCAGGGCCccgctggggggcggggctgagagcaCCAGCTTCAGACTGGAGACATTAAGAAATGTGTAAcatattatatttttatattaatcATAGCAGGGGCTAAATCATTGCAGTACAATCTAATTAGATGGACAGGGAAGTTCCATTTCACAACGGTATTCAGTAGAAATTACAtgaaaaaatgcattaaaagaTTAGTCAACAATTCATTGCATATTTTGTATAAAAACAAAGGCTACAGCAATTAACTAAGTTAATGGAAGCTAAAGACATAAAACAGAGGCAGGGATCTTGGTGAATTAAACACCAAAGTGGACAGAATGAAACGATTTTGCTCTCATGTCGGCAGATACTGAAATCCATCTTCTCCCACTAACGTGCCGCCCCTGATGAAATGGGGTCCAGTTTGTTCTGTATAGTTGCTTCTTCAAAACTAGCGCAAGTGACAACACAAGGTGGAAGTTTGTCTACCGCTTTCTCTGATGACAAGTTACCCTTCACGTAGATGACAGGCAATAAACAGATGATAATATCATTGAATGGACAAACCAAATGCTAACCCAGTGAACTCCCCTTCAGGATGCACAACGAAGAACTTAAGAAACTTTTCTTGATCTGGGTAAGACAGACTTTTCcaaaaatgtgaaaataatAGGAACAGCTCTAGGGGGATGGAGTTTCAGTTAGTCCCCGAAACAGTCTGCAAAATTTCTAAATAGCAGCGGTACCCAAGGAAAGTGTAGAACTCGACGACCAATTAATACAGTTCAATCGGAGATTGATTGAATAACGATGTGAAAAGATAAACACAAATTGGCACGCAATTCTTTTCTCTGGAGAATATGTTTTTGCTTGACTACTTCCAAACGGATCTGGAAAGAGCAAAGAGAGCATCACTCTGATTGGCAATTTTTTTAACCACGTAATGGGAGATATGGGAAAAGTAATGGCTGCACAGCCAAGGCCGGACTGAAACTCTGAATATCTGGAAGGTCTTTCCATTTCACCCCTTTTCTTTGGCGAACCATCTTCTGAATCAATTCTCCCTTGAACATTTCCTACCCATTTTCCTcccgtatctctctctctcttcaaaacATAGTGTTTAGaggtccatctctctctgaaGGATGCCTCCAGTGAAACCTTAATGAACAACGTGCAGGATGCTGAACACCGTTGACACCTGCATTTGTTCAAAGCTTTAATGATAACATGTTTTTTCTGCGTTAATCAAGTTTGAATGCAGGCCTACGGTTGTTGGGCCTACGGTAGTCTCACAAATAAGACTTCCGATTGACATCTAAAGTCTTACATCAGACAAGCTCAAATCAGGGGGATTGGGcatttcactttctttcgctTTACAC
This genomic window contains:
- the lrrc75a gene encoding leucine-rich repeat-containing protein 75A isoform X2 — translated: MGAKHSKVPKEGGGSPQHSWRRTPTKERGGGGDILALLRSGERLNRGPPPPPYQRRIGMIQEMMGMAKQGRHDQATEVLKSLRQDLGMESTSLDDVLYRYASFRNLVDPITHDLIISLARYVHCPRTEGDSLGAMEKVCRQLTYHLSPHSQWRRQGLLKRKPQSCLKLVLSAPPPSGALDLSGLPLAARDMERLCGHLRRHAASMVSLEMGFTELTDEAFLLLLPTLAGLPHLETLALNGNRLTRAVLKELTDALKDPGSFPSLTWIDLGNNVDIFSLPQPFLVSLRKRCPKQGNLPTILEFGESQASEPPERPKRRAGGEQGGQPRAGQEEEEEEGATDDEANRTESMDELRSEVEEEMDGELEIEEMMEELLDFDREVRGPEDEMEEEESMWTLEDPGRGGRAGERRRRRRCIRAGEEEEEEEEDGHKEGGGEEKEGGGGQRRKKALKADKEDDTQSHSSRLSFSSQSQLSSSGAVEPMRVEADDLGDAAKQVQHLT
- the lrrc75a gene encoding leucine-rich repeat-containing protein 75A isoform X1, producing MGAKHSKVPKEGGGSPQHSWRRTPTKERGGGGDILALLRSGERLNRGPPPPPYQRRIGMIQEMMGMAKQGRHDQATEVLKSLRQDLGMESTSLDDVLYRYASFRNLVDPITHDLIISLARYVHCPRTSAGLPSYEGDSLGAMEKVCRQLTYHLSPHSQWRRQGLLKRKPQSCLKLVLSAPPPSGALDLSGLPLAARDMERLCGHLRRHAASMVSLEMGFTELTDEAFLLLLPTLAGLPHLETLALNGNRLTRAVLKELTDALKDPGSFPSLTWIDLGNNVDIFSLPQPFLVSLRKRCPKQGNLPTILEFGESQASEPPERPKRRAGGEQGGQPRAGQEEEEEEGATDDEANRTESMDELRSEVEEEMDGELEIEEMMEELLDFDREVRGPEDEMEEEESMWTLEDPGRGGRAGERRRRRRCIRAGEEEEEEEEDGHKEGGGEEKEGGGGQRRKKALKADKEDDTQSHSSRLSFSSQSQLSSSGAVEPMRVEADDLGDAAKQVQHLT